A DNA window from Chryseobacterium scophthalmum contains the following coding sequences:
- a CDS encoding MFS transporter, which translates to MISLLPLKTLQNVEFRNLLTGRFFIVLAFRMLATLLGWWVYQLTKDPFSIGLIGLSEVIPAVSCALYAGHVIDMNEKKRLLLICNYVYVFLISLLMIPAFFDVELHFTGHEITYFIYGVIFFTGIARAFIGPIVPSMIPKIVKKVNLPSAITLNQATFLISSVCGHAAGGFLIGFFGVKWTLVVIVSLLLVASLFFWQLNQQFSEHKKEEIKVMESMREGIAYIFKTKEILGALCLDMFAVLFGGAVAMIPVFATDILKSGAEGFGLLNAASDIGSMIIITTLSLVPLRKNQGKILLAVVAGFGVCIIGFGLSHYYWLSFMFLVLSGMLDGISVVIRGTIVQLKTPDHIRGRVLSVNSIFIMSSNEMGQFESGLMAKLLGVVRSVIFGGSMTVLIALIVGSTNSKLRKMQY; encoded by the coding sequence ATGATTTCTTTATTACCGCTCAAAACATTACAAAATGTAGAATTCAGAAATCTTCTTACGGGGAGATTTTTTATTGTTTTAGCTTTCAGAATGCTCGCTACTTTACTCGGATGGTGGGTTTATCAATTAACTAAAGATCCTTTTTCTATCGGACTTATCGGGTTATCTGAGGTAATTCCCGCGGTAAGTTGCGCTTTGTATGCTGGTCATGTGATCGATATGAACGAAAAGAAAAGACTTCTCCTGATTTGCAATTACGTCTATGTTTTTCTGATCAGTTTATTAATGATTCCCGCATTTTTTGATGTGGAACTTCATTTTACAGGTCACGAAATTACCTATTTCATTTACGGCGTTATTTTTTTCACAGGAATTGCAAGAGCCTTTATCGGACCAATTGTTCCATCGATGATTCCTAAAATCGTAAAAAAAGTCAATCTTCCGAGTGCAATTACTTTAAACCAAGCCACTTTTTTAATTTCGTCAGTTTGCGGTCACGCAGCAGGAGGATTTCTTATCGGATTTTTTGGAGTAAAATGGACTTTAGTGGTCATTGTTTCACTTTTGCTGGTCGCTTCACTGTTTTTCTGGCAACTGAATCAACAGTTTTCTGAGCATAAAAAAGAAGAAATCAAAGTGATGGAAAGTATGCGTGAAGGAATTGCTTATATTTTTAAAACTAAAGAAATTTTGGGAGCGCTTTGTCTTGATATGTTTGCTGTACTTTTTGGAGGTGCCGTTGCGATGATTCCAGTTTTTGCAACAGATATTTTAAAATCGGGAGCTGAAGGTTTCGGATTGCTAAATGCTGCTTCAGATATTGGCTCGATGATTATTATTACGACATTATCTTTAGTTCCGTTAAGAAAAAATCAGGGTAAAATTTTATTGGCTGTTGTAGCAGGTTTCGGAGTCTGCATTATCGGTTTCGGCTTGTCACATTATTACTGGCTTTCTTTTATGTTTTTGGTTTTAAGCGGTATGTTGGATGGTATTTCTGTGGTCATCCGTGGAACAATCGTACAGTTGAAAACTCCGGATCATATCCGAGGAAGAGTCTTAAGTGTGAACTCAATTTTCATTATGTCGAGCAATGAAATGGGTCAGTTTGAAAGCGGATTGATGGCTAAACTTTTAGGTGTGGTACGATCAGTAATTTTTGGAGGAAGTATGACAGTATTGATTGCATTAATTGTAGGAAGCACCAACTCAAAATTGAGAAAAATGCAATATTAA
- the dnaB gene encoding replicative DNA helicase, whose product MAQKETLSSLTQGNFARELSIADGKMPPNAIDFERLVIGTFLIDKKGLDHSIDLLTPEVFYDPRHQVIFSVILKLYEGNHPVDIMTVIQEMRKTDKLSSAGGDHYIIELTMGVSSSAHIEYHVRVILEKYILRSLINVSANVIDNSYKESTDVFELLDKAEQSFFEITNGTIKKGFDTANTLVKEAIDIIKALKDKEGISGVPSGFRDVDKETGGWQNSDLIIIAARPAMGKTAFILSMARNIAVEYKIPMALFSLEMASVQLITRMIASETKISSEKLRKGTLDDEEWQRLFSNVSELENAPLYIDETPSLSIFDFRAKCRRLVMQHGVRLIMVDYLQLMTAGGGGKGGGNREQEISMISRSLKAIAKELNVPVIALSQLSRSVETRPGKRPQLSDLRESGAIEQDADIVSFIFRPEYYKITVWDNDEDGAETSTENQAELIIAKHRNGATADVRLSFLKHFAKFGNIEEATNGMGYSNTLGEPSGFEKIKTTIQPGAAFDLPDNSKLSGSSMNDLDDEEDFPF is encoded by the coding sequence ATGGCGCAGAAAGAAACACTCTCTTCTCTTACACAAGGGAACTTTGCAAGGGAACTATCGATTGCAGACGGAAAAATGCCTCCTAATGCAATAGATTTTGAAAGATTGGTAATTGGTACTTTTTTAATTGATAAAAAAGGGCTCGATCATTCTATCGACCTTCTTACTCCGGAAGTCTTTTATGATCCGAGACATCAGGTTATATTTTCTGTTATTTTAAAACTGTACGAAGGAAACCACCCTGTTGACATTATGACTGTTATTCAGGAAATGAGAAAAACAGACAAACTCAGTTCTGCAGGTGGAGACCATTATATAATCGAGCTTACGATGGGGGTAAGTTCATCTGCCCATATCGAATACCATGTACGTGTAATTCTTGAAAAATATATTTTAAGAAGTTTAATTAATGTTTCAGCAAACGTAATTGACAATTCTTATAAAGAATCTACCGATGTTTTCGAACTTTTAGATAAGGCTGAACAGTCTTTTTTTGAAATCACAAACGGAACCATCAAAAAAGGATTCGATACTGCCAATACTTTAGTAAAGGAAGCTATTGACATCATTAAAGCTTTAAAAGACAAAGAAGGAATTTCTGGTGTACCATCAGGATTTAGAGATGTTGATAAAGAAACCGGAGGTTGGCAAAATTCTGACCTTATTATTATTGCGGCACGTCCTGCAATGGGGAAAACGGCATTCATTCTTTCAATGGCAAGAAATATTGCCGTAGAGTACAAAATTCCTATGGCGCTATTCTCATTAGAGATGGCATCGGTGCAGCTCATCACAAGGATGATTGCTTCCGAAACAAAAATTTCATCAGAAAAGCTAAGAAAAGGAACGTTGGACGACGAAGAATGGCAAAGACTATTTTCCAATGTATCAGAATTAGAAAACGCACCTTTATATATTGATGAAACTCCTTCCCTTTCCATATTTGACTTTAGAGCAAAATGCCGAAGACTGGTAATGCAGCATGGAGTAAGATTAATCATGGTCGACTACCTTCAGCTAATGACTGCAGGAGGTGGCGGAAAAGGTGGCGGAAACCGTGAACAGGAAATCTCAATGATTTCACGTTCATTAAAAGCAATTGCAAAAGAATTAAATGTACCTGTAATAGCACTTTCTCAGCTTTCAAGAAGTGTGGAAACCCGTCCCGGAAAACGACCGCAGCTTTCTGATCTAAGGGAATCCGGAGCAATTGAACAGGATGCAGATATCGTATCATTTATTTTCAGACCTGAATATTATAAAATCACTGTTTGGGATAATGACGAAGATGGAGCTGAAACTTCTACCGAAAACCAAGCTGAATTAATTATTGCAAAACACAGAAATGGTGCTACCGCGGATGTAAGATTATCTTTCCTGAAACATTTTGCAAAATTTGGGAATATTGAAGAGGCAACCAATGGAATGGGCTATTCAAATACGCTTGGCGAACCAAGTGGTTTTGAAAAAATTAAAACAACGATACAGCCAGGAGCTGCGTTTGATTTACCAGACAATTCTAAACTTTCAGGATCTTCTATGAATGATCTTGATGATGAAGAAGATTTTCCGTTTTAA
- the rnhA gene encoding ribonuclease HI: MRIEIYTDGACSGNPGKGGYGILMRVPEKNYQKTFSKGFRKTTNNRMELLAVITALEKLKSTENDIHVFTDSKYVSDAINQNWISGWIKRGWKNVKNPDLWKRFVVLFNQHTPKMHWVKGHAGHFENELCDKLAVAAANSQNLEVDAYFENLENNSLF; this comes from the coding sequence ATGAGAATTGAAATATATACTGACGGAGCCTGCAGTGGAAACCCCGGAAAAGGAGGTTACGGAATTTTGATGCGCGTTCCCGAAAAAAATTATCAGAAAACATTTTCAAAAGGTTTCAGAAAAACCACTAACAACAGAATGGAGCTTCTGGCAGTAATCACTGCATTAGAAAAGCTGAAATCTACAGAAAATGACATTCACGTTTTTACTGACAGCAAATATGTCTCTGATGCTATCAACCAAAACTGGATTTCAGGTTGGATTAAAAGAGGCTGGAAAAACGTAAAAAACCCGGATCTTTGGAAGAGATTTGTTGTACTTTTTAATCAGCATACTCCAAAAATGCATTGGGTAAAAGGACATGCAGGGCATTTTGAAAATGAGCTTTGCGATAAACTGGCAGTTGCAGCCGCAAACTCACAAAACTTGGAAGTAGATGCTTATTTTGAGAACCTGGAAAACAATTCTCTATTTTGA
- a CDS encoding T9SS type B sorting domain-containing protein has protein sequence MRKLLLFFILITSQLYYSQSDCVTAAPICGDTNFSATPTGPGLILEDLGGCLTDDENFSLWYKFTIDTGGVLTFTIDPNVFADDYDFAVYGPNPNCASLGPPIRCNFSGADGPTGLNLISTDPNGGTFGQWSSALNVLPGQVYYLVIDNYSNSINGFSIDFGGTATLLTPFDHNADQTYQPNPFVAPGPNQNGEINICENPTIFNFSTLTSGIINGNPNFNVKYFLNAADALDDDNAITTPISVNSTTVYHYAIGYVDPVSPVSFLNQCREFGTIRFIDRSFKLTPVTLKACNNNNKGTADFNLVAAGINPTSIPNLTLQYYPSMADLNAGTNLITNPSNYTSGEKSVFVKATNNFNCVNIVEIKLTFYPVINLIPVTLESCYIPSATNTAAFDLTSAGVTTMANITKKFYLTMADLTAGTNEIIPATNYITTSTDVFVKVTDEFGCYAITKITLKVLPPVKSTVLKDKTICLEDKTTLDAGSGFDGYEWSTGATTQAITNVGVGDYWVKLKTGKCFTLQQVHVYPSQQPVIASIDIKNNTITVNASGGTAPYQYSLDGINWQDSNVFTNLPRGESKIFLKDSFDCNPVQIQVTVPNLVNAITPNGDNVNDEIDYSALAYKKNLVFVVYNRYGNKIYEADKIRNFKWNGTSGGKKIPTGTYWYTITWNENDKNSTPTKYDGWVLVKNRE, from the coding sequence ATGAGAAAACTACTACTCTTTTTTATTTTAATCACTTCCCAATTATATTATTCACAATCAGACTGCGTTACAGCAGCTCCAATATGTGGGGACACTAATTTCTCGGCAACTCCCACCGGGCCAGGACTCATTTTAGAAGATCTTGGCGGATGTTTAACAGATGACGAAAACTTTTCGTTATGGTATAAATTTACAATTGATACAGGAGGGGTACTTACTTTCACTATTGATCCAAACGTTTTTGCTGATGATTATGATTTCGCAGTATATGGCCCAAACCCTAATTGCGCATCATTAGGGCCACCAATAAGATGTAATTTTTCTGGAGCCGACGGCCCTACAGGACTTAACCTTATATCGACCGATCCAAACGGAGGTACTTTCGGACAATGGAGCAGCGCCTTAAATGTACTTCCAGGACAAGTTTATTATCTGGTAATAGATAATTATTCTAACTCAATAAATGGGTTTTCAATTGATTTTGGCGGTACCGCAACTTTGTTGACACCTTTTGACCACAATGCTGATCAAACCTATCAACCCAATCCTTTTGTTGCTCCTGGTCCTAACCAAAATGGAGAAATCAATATTTGTGAAAATCCTACAATTTTCAATTTCTCTACTTTAACTTCAGGAATTATAAACGGAAATCCGAATTTCAATGTAAAATACTTTTTAAATGCAGCCGATGCGCTTGATGATGACAACGCAATTACAACTCCCATTTCCGTAAATTCTACTACTGTTTATCACTATGCTATCGGTTATGTAGATCCTGTAAGCCCTGTAAGCTTTCTTAATCAATGTAGAGAATTTGGAACTATAAGATTTATTGACAGATCTTTTAAATTAACTCCAGTAACCTTAAAAGCTTGTAACAACAACAACAAAGGAACTGCAGATTTTAATTTAGTTGCAGCTGGTATCAATCCTACTTCAATACCAAATCTTACATTGCAATATTACCCTTCAATGGCAGATTTAAATGCTGGAACAAATTTAATTACCAATCCCAGCAATTATACTTCAGGAGAAAAATCTGTATTTGTAAAAGCTACCAATAATTTTAATTGTGTAAATATTGTAGAGATAAAATTAACCTTCTACCCGGTTATCAACTTAATTCCGGTAACTTTAGAATCTTGTTATATCCCTTCTGCTACCAATACCGCAGCCTTTGACTTAACCTCTGCAGGAGTTACCACAATGGCTAATATTACTAAAAAATTCTATTTAACAATGGCAGACCTTACTGCCGGAACTAATGAAATCATTCCAGCTACAAATTACATCACTACAAGTACTGATGTCTTTGTGAAAGTGACAGACGAATTTGGGTGCTACGCTATTACAAAAATCACATTGAAAGTTTTACCTCCGGTAAAATCTACAGTTCTGAAAGACAAAACCATCTGTTTAGAAGATAAAACTACTTTAGATGCCGGTTCAGGATTCGATGGATATGAATGGAGCACTGGTGCTACAACACAAGCCATTACAAATGTTGGTGTTGGAGATTATTGGGTAAAATTAAAAACAGGTAAATGTTTTACACTTCAGCAAGTACACGTTTACCCTTCACAACAACCTGTGATTGCAAGTATCGATATTAAAAATAACACAATTACCGTGAATGCATCAGGAGGAACTGCGCCTTACCAATATTCATTGGATGGAATCAACTGGCAAGATTCTAATGTATTTACAAATTTACCAAGAGGTGAAAGTAAGATTTTCTTAAAAGATTCGTTTGATTGTAACCCAGTACAGATACAAGTTACTGTTCCAAATCTTGTTAATGCAATTACTCCAAACGGAGATAACGTTAATGACGAAATTGACTACTCAGCATTAGCTTACAAAAAGAATTTAGTATTTGTTGTTTACAACAGATATGGTAATAAAATCTATGAAGCTGATAAAATAAGAAACTTCAAATGGAATGGAACTTCAGGAGGTAAAAAAATCCCTACAGGAACCTACTGGTATACTATTACATGGAATGAAAATGACAAAAACAGTACACCAACCAAATATGACGGATGGGTATTGGTAAAAAACAGAGAATAA
- a CDS encoding T9SS type B sorting domain-containing protein has protein sequence MNKKLLFYFTLFVLCISGNFSSQTYQLTGVPINTTGWTMVSPTAVGAGGDFIQLTPDTNNQSGSIRLNDPINLKYCDKWRVEFDFRMDSNQTANGDGIAFWYLANPPVASVLGSGLGVSQNAIGLIVGFDTYNNTTTAVMSKVHVAYGQVANTTDNNNVEFFNTAGSSFHSPDMNTTLPFQGTTYKHVEVTAEVNTSIPNTWNIKIMIDGTQICNQPFTASGAAATMTQGYFGFSASTGGNRSRHSIKNVKIYTDKVSLLQPTATQTFCPNPSTGFGTVNLTSFNSQFVANPANYTFTYSVGGTPITTPTNYQFNANTTVNVIIRDNSAILCDNPDGKIILTLSPFTATNRTLSACNNNGASTATFDLSAANVTAVPGVTKKYYRTLADLNAGTNEITNPTAYVSAPGKVYVKVTTPQGCTGNAEITLVFYPLPVSTDAILESCFIEATPTAALFNLTTANVSTEAGITKKFYTTLANALAGTNEIVTPITYISQSTDVYVKITGTNSCYIIKKITLKVIPPVRSSVLKDKTICIDDRTTLDAGPGFDGYEWSTGATTSSISNIAVGDYWVRLKTGSCYTLQAVTVKLATNPVISSIDITNNTITVNVSGGVAPYKYSLDGINWQDSNVFTGLPRGENKIFVKDFYNCDPTHIQVTVPNLINAITPNGDNVNDFIDYSALAYKKNLVFTVYDRYGNMKYQADKLRNYTWDGTSGGKKLSTGTYWYSITWTENDKNNTQTKYDGWVLVKNRE, from the coding sequence ATGAATAAAAAATTACTGTTTTATTTTACCCTTTTTGTACTTTGTATTTCCGGAAATTTTTCCTCCCAAACTTATCAGCTCACAGGAGTTCCTATTAACACAACTGGATGGACGATGGTCTCTCCAACTGCAGTAGGAGCCGGAGGTGATTTTATTCAATTAACTCCGGACACCAATAATCAATCTGGGTCGATCAGGCTAAATGATCCTATCAATCTAAAATACTGCGATAAATGGAGGGTAGAATTCGATTTCAGAATGGATTCTAACCAAACTGCTAATGGTGACGGTATTGCATTTTGGTATCTTGCCAATCCGCCTGTAGCAAGTGTACTGGGGTCTGGTCTTGGTGTTTCACAAAATGCTATAGGTCTTATCGTAGGTTTCGACACTTACAACAACACTACAACTGCCGTAATGAGTAAAGTACATGTTGCTTATGGACAAGTTGCAAACACTACAGACAACAACAATGTAGAATTCTTCAACACTGCAGGAAGTTCTTTTCACTCGCCGGATATGAATACTACCCTGCCATTTCAGGGAACTACGTATAAACATGTAGAGGTTACAGCTGAAGTAAATACTTCTATTCCTAATACTTGGAATATAAAAATAATGATTGACGGAACTCAAATCTGCAATCAACCATTTACTGCATCTGGAGCAGCCGCTACAATGACTCAGGGATATTTCGGGTTTTCTGCTTCCACAGGAGGTAACAGGTCGAGACACTCTATTAAAAATGTAAAAATATATACTGATAAAGTAAGCCTACTTCAACCTACAGCTACACAAACATTTTGTCCAAATCCTTCAACAGGTTTCGGAACAGTGAATTTAACATCATTCAATTCTCAGTTTGTTGCAAACCCGGCCAACTATACTTTCACTTATTCTGTTGGTGGTACTCCTATTACAACACCTACCAATTATCAGTTTAATGCTAATACAACGGTAAATGTTATCATCAGAGATAATAGTGCAATCCTTTGCGATAATCCGGACGGAAAAATCATCCTTACCCTTTCGCCGTTTACAGCAACCAACAGAACACTTTCTGCATGTAACAATAACGGTGCTTCCACAGCGACATTTGACCTTTCTGCAGCGAATGTGACAGCAGTTCCCGGCGTTACTAAAAAGTATTACAGAACATTGGCCGATTTAAATGCAGGAACTAACGAAATCACAAATCCTACAGCTTACGTTTCGGCTCCAGGAAAGGTTTATGTAAAAGTAACTACGCCTCAAGGCTGTACTGGAAATGCAGAGATTACACTTGTATTCTATCCTTTGCCTGTGTCAACTGATGCTATATTAGAATCATGTTTTATTGAAGCAACTCCAACAGCAGCATTATTTAATCTGACCACAGCCAATGTATCTACTGAAGCTGGTATTACTAAAAAGTTTTATACTACTTTGGCAAATGCATTAGCCGGAACCAACGAAATCGTCACTCCTATAACGTACATTTCTCAATCTACAGATGTCTATGTAAAAATAACGGGTACAAACAGCTGTTATATTATTAAAAAAATAACGCTGAAAGTAATTCCTCCGGTAAGATCTTCTGTTTTAAAAGATAAAACAATCTGTATTGATGACAGAACAACATTAGATGCAGGTCCAGGATTTGATGGTTACGAATGGAGCACAGGAGCTACAACTTCATCTATCTCAAACATAGCAGTGGGAGATTATTGGGTAAGATTAAAAACAGGAAGCTGTTACACATTACAGGCTGTAACTGTAAAACTAGCAACAAACCCAGTCATTTCTAGCATAGATATTACTAACAATACCATTACCGTGAATGTTTCCGGTGGTGTTGCTCCATATAAATATTCTTTAGATGGAATCAACTGGCAAGATTCTAATGTATTTACAGGACTTCCACGAGGTGAAAATAAAATTTTTGTGAAAGATTTTTATAATTGTGATCCTACACACATTCAGGTAACAGTTCCGAATCTTATCAATGCAATCACACCAAATGGCGATAATGTGAACGACTTCATTGATTATTCAGCTCTTGCTTATAAGAAGAATCTTGTCTTCACAGTCTATGACAGATATGGAAACATGAAGTATCAAGCAGACAAACTAAGAAATTATACTTGGGACGGAACTTCCGGAGGTAAAAAATTGTCAACCGGTACTTATTGGTACTCTATAACCTGGACAGAAAACGACAAAAACAATACACAGACAAAATATGACGGATGGGTATTGGTAAAAAATAGGGAGTAA
- a CDS encoding T9SS type B sorting domain-containing protein: MKKTLLIFLMIISQMIFAQSSSDCGGTVQVCGNTPISFTPTGPGDIKEDLGGCMTSDEHFSIWYTFTVATSGTLTFTIVPNAMANDYDWALYGPDVACNNLGTPIRCNYSGTSGLTGLNFTNTNTTSDAAGSPFCSFLNVLAGQTYYIVVDNFSQSANGFVLNWGGTATLVSPFTSAFQPNPFIPPGSPAANPTAPNEVIVCTEPPVFDFSTLSAGIINGNPNFIVSYYKNSNDAISGNNPILGAIPVNTTDTYYYVITYSDPSAPGGAISKCRMPGTFKFVQRAINVVDATLTSCNNNNAGTALYDLTTANVINDPTVIKKYYPSLADLNNGTGEITNPYQYVSAVGSVFVLVTSQFGCTDIGEIKLNFFPEIIVTEATLRSCSIETNPSTGLFNLTTAIVNGQANMTKKYYPSMADAVNQTNEILTPATHIAPTGYAYVRVSNADGCYNVAKVNLIVIPPVYSTVLVDKIICAEDKTTLDAGTGFDGYEWSTGATTQVITNVGIGTYWVKLKTGDCTVKQTVKVYASELPVISNVDISNNTITVHVIGGTPPYKYSIDNINWQDSNVFTNLSRGDYTIFVKDNYNCVPIQVNVVVPNITNVITPNGDGVNDVIDYSALSGKQNLVLSIFDRYGAKIYRADKTNGYKWDGTSNAGKKAPTGNYWYSVTWNENNKQSTPVKFSGWVLLKNRE; the protein is encoded by the coding sequence ATGAAAAAAACTCTACTTATTTTTTTAATGATTATTTCCCAGATGATCTTTGCACAATCTAGCTCTGATTGTGGCGGAACTGTTCAGGTCTGCGGAAATACACCTATCTCTTTTACACCCACCGGTCCGGGCGATATTAAAGAAGACTTAGGAGGATGTATGACATCTGATGAGCATTTTTCTATTTGGTACACCTTTACTGTTGCTACATCAGGAACTTTAACCTTCACCATCGTTCCTAATGCGATGGCTAATGATTATGACTGGGCGTTGTATGGACCGGATGTAGCGTGTAATAATTTAGGTACACCTATTAGATGTAATTATTCCGGAACCTCTGGTCTTACGGGATTAAATTTTACCAACACAAATACTACTTCTGATGCTGCAGGGTCTCCATTCTGTTCATTTCTGAATGTTTTGGCGGGACAAACCTATTACATCGTCGTTGACAACTTCTCGCAATCTGCCAATGGATTTGTATTAAATTGGGGTGGAACAGCAACATTAGTATCGCCGTTTACTTCAGCATTCCAGCCAAACCCATTCATTCCGCCAGGAAGTCCAGCTGCAAACCCTACCGCACCTAATGAAGTAATTGTTTGTACTGAACCTCCTGTATTTGATTTCAGCACATTATCTGCCGGAATTATCAATGGTAATCCTAATTTTATAGTTTCATATTATAAGAATTCTAATGATGCGATTAGTGGAAACAACCCTATTTTAGGTGCTATTCCTGTAAACACAACAGATACTTACTATTATGTAATTACTTATTCGGATCCGAGTGCGCCTGGTGGAGCCATCAGCAAATGTAGAATGCCCGGAACATTTAAATTTGTACAACGTGCTATCAATGTAGTTGATGCCACCTTAACAAGTTGTAACAACAACAATGCAGGAACTGCACTATATGATTTAACTACAGCCAACGTAATTAATGATCCCACGGTTATTAAGAAATACTATCCTTCGCTTGCTGATCTAAACAATGGGACAGGAGAAATTACCAATCCTTACCAGTATGTATCTGCAGTAGGATCTGTGTTTGTTTTGGTTACTTCACAATTTGGATGTACAGATATAGGAGAAATTAAGCTTAACTTTTTCCCTGAGATTATTGTAACTGAAGCTACTTTGAGATCTTGCTCTATCGAAACAAATCCTTCAACAGGATTGTTTAACCTGACGACAGCAATCGTGAATGGACAAGCAAATATGACCAAGAAGTACTATCCTTCAATGGCTGATGCTGTAAACCAAACTAACGAAATATTAACTCCAGCGACCCACATTGCTCCTACGGGATATGCATATGTGAGAGTTTCTAATGCTGATGGTTGTTACAATGTAGCAAAAGTAAATTTAATTGTAATTCCTCCAGTTTATTCAACAGTTCTGGTAGATAAAATTATTTGTGCAGAAGATAAAACAACATTAGATGCAGGCACTGGATTTGATGGTTACGAATGGAGTACCGGTGCAACCACTCAAGTTATTACCAACGTAGGAATAGGAACCTATTGGGTAAAATTAAAGACCGGTGACTGTACTGTAAAACAAACCGTAAAGGTTTACGCTTCAGAGCTTCCCGTTATTTCTAATGTTGACATTTCAAATAATACAATTACTGTACATGTAATTGGCGGAACGCCTCCTTATAAATATTCAATTGATAATATAAATTGGCAAGACTCTAATGTTTTCACCAATTTATCAAGAGGAGATTATACTATTTTCGTTAAAGACAACTACAATTGTGTCCCTATTCAGGTAAATGTAGTGGTACCAAATATCACAAATGTAATTACTCCAAATGGTGATGGCGTGAATGATGTAATTGATTACTCTGCGCTATCTGGAAAACAGAATTTAGTTCTTAGCATTTTCGACAGATACGGAGCCAAAATCTACCGGGCAGACAAAACCAACGGATACAAGTGGGATGGTACATCAAATGCCGGTAAAAAAGCACCAACCGGAAATTACTGGTATTCTGTAACATGGAATGAAAACAATAAACAAAGCACTCCAGTTAAATTCTCTGGATGGGTATTATTGAAAAACAGAGAATAA